A single genomic interval of Candidatus Methylomirabilota bacterium harbors:
- the kdpB gene encoding potassium-transporting ATPase subunit KdpB, with translation MASTVKHRLFDTAIIKQAIVDSFRKLTPRRQVRNPVMFVVYVGSILTTLLWLQALMGMGEAPDWFIFWVSVWLWFTVLFANFAEAMAEGRGKAQAASLRKARRELQAKRLARPQRGASIERVSATSLRKGHVVLVEAGDFIPVDGIVIEGVASVNESAITGESAPVIRESGGDRSSVTGGTQVLSDWLIVEVTANPGEAFLDRMISLVEGAKRQKTPNEIALDILLAAMTIIFLLATATLLPYSIYSVSAAGQGTPVTVTVLVALLVCLIPTTIGALLSAIGIAGMDRMIQKNVIAMSGRAVEAAGDVDVLLLDKTGTITLGNRQATQFYPAPGVPERDLADAAQLASLADETPEGRSIVVLAKDKYGIRERDVEKLGATFVPFTAQTRMSGVNLNGRQVRKGAADAIETHVRNLGGVVPPEVRAAVDTIAKAGATPLVVADGKSVLGAIQLKDIVKGGIRERFIELRRMGIRTVMITGDNPLTAAAIAAEAGIDDFLAEATPEAKLKLIRETQAEGRLVAMTGDGTNDAPALAQADVAVAMNSGTQAAKEAGNMIDLDSNPTKLLEVVETGKQMLMTRGALTTFSIANDVAKYFAIIPAAFASTYPVLNALNIMHLATPESAILSAVIFNALIIIALIPLALKGVRYRPLGAAAVLRRHVWIYGIGGIIIPFPGIKMIDMILVALRLV, from the coding sequence ATGGCGAGTACGGTCAAGCACCGGCTGTTCGATACCGCGATCATCAAGCAGGCCATCGTCGACTCGTTCCGCAAGCTGACTCCGCGACGTCAGGTGCGCAACCCGGTCATGTTCGTGGTGTACGTGGGATCCATCCTCACGACCCTCCTGTGGCTCCAAGCCCTCATGGGCATGGGAGAGGCCCCAGACTGGTTCATCTTCTGGGTGTCGGTGTGGCTCTGGTTCACCGTGCTCTTCGCCAACTTCGCGGAGGCGATGGCGGAGGGGCGGGGGAAAGCCCAGGCGGCGTCGTTGCGCAAGGCGCGCCGTGAATTGCAGGCGAAGCGTCTCGCCCGGCCGCAGCGGGGCGCCTCGATCGAGCGGGTCTCCGCCACCTCGCTCCGCAAGGGGCACGTGGTGCTGGTCGAGGCCGGCGACTTCATCCCGGTGGACGGAATCGTCATTGAGGGCGTGGCCTCCGTCAACGAGAGCGCCATCACCGGTGAGAGCGCGCCGGTCATCCGCGAGAGCGGCGGAGACCGCAGCTCGGTGACCGGCGGCACCCAAGTGCTGTCGGACTGGCTCATCGTGGAGGTGACCGCGAATCCCGGCGAGGCGTTCCTCGATCGGATGATCAGCCTTGTGGAGGGCGCCAAGCGGCAGAAGACGCCCAACGAGATCGCGCTGGATATCCTCCTTGCGGCGATGACCATCATCTTCCTCCTCGCCACCGCGACGCTGCTGCCGTACTCCATCTACAGCGTGAGCGCGGCGGGGCAGGGGACGCCGGTGACCGTCACGGTGCTGGTGGCGCTCCTCGTGTGCTTGATCCCCACGACTATCGGGGCGCTCCTGTCCGCCATCGGCATTGCCGGCATGGACCGCATGATCCAGAAGAACGTCATCGCCATGTCCGGCCGGGCGGTAGAGGCGGCGGGTGACGTGGACGTCCTGCTCCTCGACAAGACCGGGACCATCACGCTCGGTAATCGTCAAGCCACGCAGTTCTACCCTGCGCCCGGCGTACCCGAGCGCGATCTCGCCGACGCCGCCCAGCTCGCCTCGCTGGCCGACGAGACGCCTGAAGGGCGCAGCATCGTGGTGCTGGCCAAGGACAAGTACGGAATCCGCGAGCGTGACGTCGAGAAGCTCGGCGCCACCTTCGTGCCGTTTACGGCACAGACGCGGATGAGCGGGGTCAACCTCAACGGCCGTCAGGTCCGCAAGGGCGCCGCAGATGCGATCGAGACCCATGTCCGCAATCTCGGAGGCGTTGTGCCGCCGGAGGTGCGCGCGGCCGTGGATACGATCGCGAAGGCGGGGGCAACCCCGCTCGTCGTCGCGGACGGCAAGAGCGTGCTCGGCGCCATCCAGCTCAAGGACATCGTCAAGGGCGGGATCCGAGAGCGCTTCATCGAGCTCCGGCGCATGGGCATCCGCACCGTGATGATCACCGGTGACAACCCGCTCACCGCGGCGGCCATCGCCGCCGAAGCCGGCATCGACGACTTCCTCGCCGAGGCGACGCCCGAGGCTAAGCTCAAACTGATCCGCGAGACCCAGGCCGAGGGTCGCCTGGTGGCGATGACGGGCGACGGCACCAACGACGCGCCCGCTCTTGCCCAGGCCGACGTCGCGGTGGCGATGAACTCCGGCACCCAGGCCGCCAAGGAAGCCGGAAACATGATCGACCTGGACTCCAATCCTACCAAGCTGCTCGAGGTGGTGGAGACCGGCAAGCAGATGCTCATGACTCGCGGCGCCCTGACCACGTTCAGCATCGCCAACGATGTGGCCAAGTACTTCGCGATCATACCCGCCGCGTTCGCGTCCACCTATCCGGTCTTGAACGCGCTCAACATCATGCACCTGGCCACGCCGGAGAGCGCCATCCTCTCCGCCGTCATCTTCAACGCGTTGATCATCATCGCGCTGATTCCGCTGGCGCTGAAGGGCGTACGCTACCGGCCGTTGGGCGCCGCCGCCGTCCTGCGTCGTCATGTCTGGATCTACGGCATCGGTGGCATCATCATCCCGTTCCCGGGCATCAAGATGATCGACATGATCCTGGTCGCTCTGCGGCTGGTGTAG